One stretch of Orcinus orca chromosome 15, mOrcOrc1.1, whole genome shotgun sequence DNA includes these proteins:
- the ZNF280B gene encoding zinc finger protein 280B has product MEPPCMLCEEQESEPQKSIQETKQVDDEDAELIFVGVEHVNEDAELIFVGMTSNSKPVVSNILNRVTPGSCSRRRQSGHVRKDNAHKLRPVSHVMPTSEAMTVLPVSDSESRSTDSPIIIEPLSKPDYKNNLLQVVPISSSESCSPLITFTSSLQHPVGAALSIGGMNKSPHVTKRLSTSETNSTNPQRPKLSNGIIGGHSLALAPSGIFHTMTAQQSTPSDSVHTSLSHVQNGEPCPTAFPKDSVHCKPISPFGENGLAKTDFSSPTSQNKTVDPTKGNLIVLLHDFYYGQHTGDGQPEQKTHTAFKCLSCLKVLKNVKFMNHMKHHLELEKQRGDSWKNHTTCQHCHRQFPTPFQLQCHIESVHTFQEPSAVCKICELSFETDQVLLQHMKDNHKPGEMPYVCQVCNYRSSAFADVETHFRTYHKNTKNLLCPFCLKIFKTATPYMCHYRGHWEKNVHQCSKCRLQFLTFKEKMEHKTQCHQMFKKPKQLEGLPPETKVVIQVSLGPLKPGSVELASITVNTSDSEPSPPRSKSRISKRPH; this is encoded by the coding sequence atggaacCACCATGTATGTTATGTGAAGAACAAGAGTCAGAACCGCAGAAAAGCATACAAGAAACCAAACAGGTAGACGATGAAGATGCTGAACTGATCTTCGTTGGGGTGGAACATGTAAATGAAGATGCTGAGCTGATCTTTGTTGGGATGACCTCAAATTCAAAACCAGTCGTTTCAAACATATTGAATAGAGTTACCCCAGGTTCGTGTTCAAGGAGAAGACAGTCTGGTCACGTCAGAAAAGATAATGCTCACAAATTGCGGCCTGTAAGTCATGTGATGCCTACATCAGAAGCAATGACTGTCTTACCAGTTTCTGACTCTGAGTCAAGATCAACAGATAGTCCTATTATTATTGAGCCTTTGTCTAaacctgattataaaaataatttactacAAGTCGTGCCTATTAGCTCTTCAGAGTCATGTTCTCCTCTGATTACCTTCACAAGTTCATTGCAGCATCCAGTAGGAGCAGCACTTTCTATAGGAGGTATGAATAAAAGTCCTCATGTAACAAAACGACTTTCCACTTCTGAAACAAATAGCACAAATCCCCAAAGGCCTAAACTCAGTAATGGAATCATAGGGGGACACTCTTTAGCTCTGGCCCCTTCAGGTATCTTTCATACAATGACAGCTCAGCAAAGCACACCCTCAGACAGTGTTCATACCTCATTAAGCCATGTTCAGAATGGAGAACCTTGTCCAACAGCTTTTCCAAAGGACAGTGTTCATTGCAAGCCTATAAGTCCTTTTGGGGAAAATGGACTGGCAAAAACAGACTTTTCGAGTCCAACAAGTCAAAACAAGACTGTTGATCCCACGAAAGGAAATCTGATCGTGTTACTTCATGACTTTTACTATGGACAGCATACAGGAGATGGGCAGCCAGAACAGAAGACTCACACAGCCTTTAAATGCCTCAGCTGCTTGAAAGTTCTAAAAAATGTCAAGTTTATGAATCACATGAAGCACCATTTGGAACTTGAAAAGCAGAGGGGTGACAGCTGGAAAAACCATACTACCTGCCAGCACTGCCACCGCCAGTTTCCCACTCCCTTCCAGCTGCAGTGTCACATTGAAAGTGTCCATACTTTCCAGGAGCCCTCTGCAGTCTGTAAaatctgtgagttgtcttttgaAACAGATCAGGTTCTCTTACAGCACATGAAGGACAATCATAAGCCTGGCGAAATGCCCTATGTGTGCCAGGTCTGCAATTACAGATCGTCAGCCTTTGCTGATGTAGAAACACATTTCAGAACATACCACAAAAACACTAAGAATTTGCTTTGCCCATTTTGTCTCAAAATTTTCAAAACTGCAACACCATACATGTGTCATTATAGAGGACACTGGGAAAAGAATGTTCACCAGTGTTCCAAATGCCGGCTACAGTTTTTAACTTTCAAGGAGAAAATGGAGCACAAGACCCAGTGTCATCAAATGTTTAAGAAGCCTAAGCAACTAGAAGGATTGCCTCCTGAAACAAAAGTTGTTATCCAGGTGTCACTGGGACCTCTTAAACCAGGATCAGTGGAATTAGCATCCATTACTGTGAACACATCTGATTCTGAACCTTCACCCCCCAGGTCTAAAAGTAGAATTTCAAAAAGACCCCATTAA